The Panulirus ornatus isolate Po-2019 chromosome 36, ASM3632096v1, whole genome shotgun sequence genomic sequence acatattgtccttgaacatttcatttccaacacatccacctcctcaacacaaccctatctatagcccacgcctcgctaccatataacattgtttgaaccactattccttaaaacatacctatttttgttcaccgagatatatatatatatatatatatatatatatatatatatatatattttttttttttttaaactattcgccatttcccgcattagcgaggtagcgttaagaacagaggaatgggcctttgagggaatatccttacctggccccgttctctgttccttttggaaaattaaaaaaaaataatgagaagggaggatttccagccccccgctccctccccttttagtcgccttctacgacacgcagggaatacgtgggaagtattctttctcccctatccccagggataatatatatatatatatatatatatatatatatatatatatatatatatatatatatatatatatatatatcttttctttcttttaaactattcgccatttcccgcgttatatatggggtaaaccatggaaagttttgtggggcctggatgtggaaagggagctgtggtttcggtgcactacacctgacagctggagactgagtgtgaacaaatgtggcctttgttgtcttttcctagctctaccttgcgcgCTAGGGGGggatgacatttcatgtgtggcggggtagcgacgggaatggataaaggcagcaagtatgaaatgtacatgtttatacatgtatatgcctgtgtatgtatatgtatgtatacattgaaatgtatatgtgcttgtttgggcatttatgtttatatatgtggattttgatggttgggccattcttcgtctgtttccttgtgctaccacacTGATACAGGAAACCGATTATGTGTATGAAATAATATGTGTGTATTTTGTTTTCCTCTCATGCAAGTTAATGCAAGTAACAAAACTTAGGTTGCATTTATTTAAATTCActcttcatgtataatgcactgaaaccagaacccACCATTCACATCTAAGCTTCACAGACCAGTTCCATGGTTTtttatatgtcctggttcaatttATCGACAGGACATTACTCCAATAACCTCTTTCCCTTGCTTGTCTCTCATcatcctgaatattcaggccctgcACCAGAAagcatttttcattccatctctccatTTCCTTGGTCTGCCCTTCCCTCTTACTTCCTTGTTTTCTAAAAGCAATGCAGAGCTTTTATGTCATCGtcatctctcatcctctccatatctttTGACAGTTTTAGCAAATTCTCGTCAGCTTTCTCTATCAGAATGTTTTGACTACCATACCTCACTTATTTAACTGCCACATCTCAGTTATGCAGTCAAccatcctcaccccacatattaCCATCAGgcttttcatttccagtacattttCCTACCCGAGTATGTTTGTGGAGGTGCCAAGGTCCTAAGGGAAAGTGGAAAGCTTAGGggattgcatcagtttacaaggggacctggacaaactcTACTGGAGAGTTAGTCTGTAACTTGGATGTTGAAATTCAATCTGGGATTGAATGGACACAGTGAAAGGTTGCAATACATATGACAAGTAGAGAATGGAATTGTGagcaaatgggggggggggggggggctttttcttttttctttcttccagggACTTCCTCACTAACGCTTCAAATGGCTGAAATATACGTATGGATaagagtgtggtcaagagagctgaagagtgtgttcaGAAATGGTTGTTATACTGGTAGAATTTAAAGAAATGTTGACCAAGAGGGTGTATGTCAGGAGTGAAGGAGTTTAGGAGATGGGATGGACcaaatcagagatggaaggatggagtgaaaaatgttttaagtgatcagagcatgaacatacaggagggtgaaaggcatacacgggattgagtgaattggaaagatgtggaatACAGGGGTTGATATGTTGTCAAGGGTTGagttaagccatggaaaggtctttggataGAGAGATGAGTTTTcaatgcattacaaatgacagctgaagaatggaCTAAAGTTAATACAGCCTTTCTTAGTCTGtccctggcactacttcactaatgtgggagacaacaGTCTTAAAGTAAATGGTAGCCATTTTAGATGGGAAGGGGGGGTATCATTGATAAGTTGCACAGAAATTATATTTTGTACATTACAGGTAAACATTGTGATAATAGATTAATTTATACTATTTTACAACAAGGTTACCATCACACTTGTGCATTACAGAAGAATTTCCAAAGTGTGACAATGTGGCACACCAAATTTCCAGAATTGCGTTATTGAATTATATTAAAAGGAAAATGTGTGTTAGTACAGATTTTCACATTTAAGGCCAAAATGGGATCTGACTCATTGACAACTAGATTCATTGTCGTGATTAGTTGTTTGGAATCGGTTTTTATTGGTATGCTTAGCATTAGTTGATTTCTTAGTTTGTGTTAGTATGTGCTTTCACATTTAAGGCCAAAATGGGGTCTGGCTCATTGACTACTAGATTCATTGTCATGATTAGTAGTCTGAGATTGGCTTGTACCATTATGACAAGGCTTTAGTTGATTTGTTAGTTTTGCAGTTATCTTTTATTCAGTCTCTAACCCTCTTTGCATTTGTACCAACAAttagacttccacacactttcaacttgctttttcctcccttcccacttctAATAGTAACTTGTTCTCTCGCCTTTAATTTCTCATTCTTTCTCCATGGTAGATATTAAATGtattattcagaattttgaagtTGTAGAGATGCATTTGTGCCCTGAAAAACTAAAACTAAACTTTGGAATGTAATTGAAGCTAGGGAGTTTGTACATTAACCTGACTATCATATAACAATGTTAATCTGTTTTgatatattgtttatttgttgATGAAATGTGATATGTGTAGTTGCCTCATTATATAGAAAACTTGAGATTACACATTTTCGAATTGAAAAAGGGACACTTAGTTATAGTGTTATTATTTATTTCAGATCTTGAATGGAAGATAATATACGTGGGAAGTGCAGAAAGTGAAAACTATGATCAGGTTCTGGACACAGTGTATGTTGGTCCAGTACCTGAGGGTAAACACATGTTTGTATTCCAGGTATTTATGAAATATTGATGTGAGAATGTCATGTGTATCTTATGTTATACTTAGTAAGATTTTTGTTTTGTTGAGTGGGTGTAGTTATTTATAATAGTACgatgcatacacacatgcacatatgagTATATGTTCTGTAGGATCATTGTTTTTGTTTCAGGCTGACCCTCCAGATGAGACAAAAATTCCAGTTGGGGATGCTGTTGGTGTTACTGTCGTGCTCTTAACATGTGGTTACAAAGGTCAAGAGTTTGTGAGAGTTGGTTACTATGTAAATAACTCTTACACAGATCCTGAGCTTCAAGAAAATCCACCAGATATACCTCAGTTTGATAAGGTATGTTTGATCATAAAAGTAGATTATAGTCATGTTATCTAggtatattatgattattattattattattattaatggtgAATTAAGATTGTTTGAGTCAGAAttattggagcgatgtagtatacagaggacaatatgctgtcatttggctgaaccagggcatttgagtGGTcggaggaaaccacagaaaggtttgcgGAACCTGATTGTGGATGGGTTTCAGTGCCTTATGCCTGATatcttgagagtgaatgtgaacaaatgatgtcatttcttcatccattcctgtcactgtGATGCTAATGTAGAAGAAGGTGTACATAGGGTAAAGTGAACTGGTGGTATGTAGTATAATGGGGTTTACATGCTGTCCATGGATAGAATTAGGGCTGTGGTGCCTGGTTATGGAtgggggggcttttttttttgatggttcaggtagagagtggatgtgagcgtgCGAGGCCACCttcctaatgtgggaaatagtaaACAAGTAAGGCAAAAAGAATATGCCACAAGCAAATTATGCCTAagtcaaggccatcttgggtgaaaagaaaggggagaaaaagaatggagtaattaatcagggctccacagATCTTTGTAGACCTAACCTTTAAGAGTAGATAAGTTGCAGGAAGAGGGATgggtgaaaaagaaatggaatatcACAGCCccattgtttgaggaaaggaggtaCCCTAATGGTTAATCTGAGGGTGATGGGATGTCACTTGGCTGAACCAGGACCTACGAAGTAGTCACAAGAAACCAAGGCATAACctttagggcttggctgtggattgtAGGCTCTGATATTTTttgttattcatgacagctacaaAATGGATGTGTATAAATGAAGCCATTATTCGTATGTTCCTCAtctacctcgctaaggtgggaaagacaagtgaaaaaaatatatatgcaaaaattGTAGGCAGGTTTTTAAGTATGTTGTTCTTAGTAAGAATGATACTTGGTTTATAAAGCATTTCAGATGAGTGAAGATAAGTATTGCCATCCTGCTTGCTTTATGTTTCAAGTATAAAATCTCCCTATCTCTGAttcctgttcccaactggaactccctcaagggggtggccatgacagtagagtcaccataactagatcattccagtgccacttcttaacctgtagtgccttacccttaacagttCACTGGAAGAGGCCAACTGTAGCAtggtatttgcagaggctcctacttaatgttcataGTGACTGCTACTAACTAATGCTcaagcctaaatgttcctatgtACTACTTCTATCTTTTGCTCCTTCCATTTTGTCAAAAAGCatatctagagttacgaagaatgggcTGTGTAAGTTAAGTtttcaggtgggtagtactggcaaTATATGTAGCGATATTGCCGTAGTTTGATATAAGCCCTGGAAATCTAGAGTTCACATATTATCTGAAGTGTATATTTGCTTGTGCTCAAATGGGCATGTGTTCAATTGTTCTTAATGCTTTTTCTGTAATGCAGGAAAATTAGGTTTTAAAAAGAATTTCTCACCAGTGTAAAAATTTTCATAGGAATatgcattatttttattttatactgACCTTCATTGTTTACTAGTGCAACAGAACCTAAAAACAAGGCCAAGATCATAATTTTAAAAGCTCCTGGTACATTTTATTGTTTACCATGTATGGATAGATGTAGTATGAATTTTATTAGGGCTAGAGATATTTCAGGTGAAGATGTCTGAGAAATGATCTAGGATTGAATGGAATGGAATTATTTTTTTGTCCAAAACCTCTGGTTAAATGATGAGTCATGTTAGTGTGTAAAATGAAAAAGTATGAAGGGGGGTTGTCCTGTTGCAGAGGTTGTGTTCACTTAAACTATCCCTTTTCATTGGGAATGGAGAGATATAAATTATTTACCAGGTTTGTTAGGAAGATAGATAATTTTTCAAACGTGTTTTCCTATACAGCTTCAGAGAAACATCTTGGGCTCCCAACCACGTGTGACAAAATTTAAAATTGATTGGGATGATGCCAAGGATTCAGAAAATATCCCTCCTTCAGAAAATGCTAGTGATGGTGCCTCAACCTCTCAGAACTCCTCTGACATGAAATCGGCCTTAGTAATGGAAAATAGTAATAGTACTTGTGCTATGGAAGTAGCGTAAAGTTGTAAAATTTGTTGGCATTTTAAAGTTGGTTGAATTTTCATATTATAAATGTTTGCATATGATTGGTAGGCTGAGTAGTCATGAACCAGTTCTTAACTATGCTGTTACAGACATTTATATCATGGATAAAGTAAAAAACAGTATAACATTTGCAGTATAATTATTACAATATGTTAGTCAAGCataaatttttatatatgtgCACAATACCTgaaatacaaatatttttttaaatttatccTCTGCATATTTTGTTTTTCCCCTACCCCAGTCATTAGTGTAACAATGACAGTCTTGAGATTCATATTTTGTGTGTATTTTCGTATTGTATGAACTAAGTGAAATTTTGGGACTAGCTTAGAGTGCAGTAAGACCTTGGTGTATTCTGAGCTCCATTTCATTAACACACACTGGTAGATGCtttgataattcatatgtacaaatatatgtTGTATGTACTACACTGCTGGCAATGAGGGCTGAAATTTCATATTGACAGTATAGCTGTTGATTTACTAGTCCTATTTTGAATGGATGTTATTATGTATATGTAGTTATTTTAATTAAATGTGAatttcttgtcctttttttttgtttgtttgtttttactgACATGTTGGGCATTCaccaagagatgggtgataaggTCTTTAGTGGAACCAATTTCTAATATGGACACAAGCATCAAAGACGTGATTCAATGTGtataaaatttttatttcaaagtAACAACACGGGTTGTACCTCTAATCCGGCGCTCAACAGCCtggcacgttttgaatctgccgcCATTAGTTTATGGATCTGCCAACAGGGAGATGCTCTTAGCAGTGCTAAGGAAGCAGAATTGTTTACACTGCTGCTGAGCTAATTAACGGTTCTCttgatttcttatattcagttttttgctgaaaatgaaagccagaaaagtttaaagttccagaaaactttgaaaggtgccaggagtacagaattagacagtgcacttataaagtaGTTTAAGCTTCCGTGAAATTAGTGAAAGTGTAAGCATTTCTTTGGATGCTTATCAAGCAGGCCAAAGATTTTCAAAGAGAACTAGAGCTATACTCCGATTGTGAATATTCGCAAGGATGGtcacacaagtttaagtggaaacatggaatttcagtacacaTTGTGTGTAGTGAAAAGCATAGTGCTGACACAAAAgtttgtagtgtaaggtcatgttaaaaaaaattgatgaaaacttcaattctctattaaacaaccaacagtAATATGTACAGGGCAAGAGAGTGTGTATGAACCGGTTGCTTGGGAGGGATTGATGCAGCACGGACTTGATGGCTTGAAGATAACAAACAGTAAAACAACAATGGTAATGAGTCATCCAAAGCAATCTACCAACCTATGGTCGATCAGTACATTAACTACTCGTCACAAAGCTGTGACAAAGTTTGTGTATGAATTTGTACACTTTGTGGCAGTGGAAAACTCAGTCCCAGAACAAGTAATGCTGATGAATCTACCCTGTTTGTCTTCATttgtgccaccccaccccacaggaaaacgcatcacctccgccacacacacacacaaacacaccatcaatgaggtagagccaggacacagatgaagaaaggccatgtcCACtaaacatccatacacaagctcCCATGTGTCATGCATTGAAACAACGGCTCCCTATCCCCAtttaggccccacagacgtttcacatgccctggttcagtccattcacggaacattgactccagtataccacattgttccatttcactctattctgtaTATGCATTTCACCGTCCTACATGTTCGggtcccagtcactcaaaattgttttcacgccatccttccaactccaattggtctcctggttctctttgttacctccacttctgacacatacatcctttgttaacttttcctctcattctttccacatctcttaccccttcattgcttacccaatcaaaccacttcacaccacatactgtcctcaaacatttcatttccaacacatccaccctcctccgcacagccctatctataataggcccatgccccacaaccatataacattgttggaaccactattccttcaaacatacccattattgctctccaaaataacattcttgctttccacacattctcccacgctcccagaaccattgccCCCTCCTCACCGTGACTCGTTTCCaattccttggttccatccgcagcctaGTCAACTCCCTGATATCAAAGACACTTCacttacagtttttctccattgaaacttgcctcccaattaacttgtccttcaaccctactgaacctaataaccttgctcatattcacatttactctcgacattcacacattttaccaatctTTTTGCACAGAACATCTCAATTATGGACAAGTTACATACCAGTAGGGACTTTGTGAAAATTTTGAGAAATCTGTTCCTGCGCATCCATTTACAGTGTCAATAGAGCTTTGTCCTTGTAAAATTGATATTCTTCAAATATTCAGTTAAGCTACTGGCATGGAGTTATTTTACCTTATACATAAGTTTCTTTCCAATTATACTTTTAGGTGCACCAGTATGTGACTTATACTTTATTATTTAACCCAGAAGCACAAGTTTGTTTCAGGGTTAAGTTCAACTGCTGTAAGTTTACATGGTCAGTTGGTATGTCAAAGGAGTTTGGAAAATATAGTGGACTCGTTTGAAAAGTTTTATTggttaggttaaaaaaaaaaaaaataagactggTAATCATAGAGCCCAAGACTTTCCAGAGAACAGGCATCTGTTGGCCAGCAACATAAACCTTTGCTGGGAATATGGTTGACATCAAGATAGATAGGGCAAGTTCCATAAGAATGATGGTCTTCATAGACCATGTAAATGGTATTATCATAGAACTTTACCATAATCAAAAGAATGAGATTCTTGGGGCTTTTGATTGCTGGactaaaaatatatggaaaaagaagaaagacataACTAGGTTAGAAACAAAGCACCACAGAAATAATGTTTTTATTTAACATGGTGGTCAGCAGGTATTGGGAGCCCTGCAGGTAGTAGGTTCCTGGGGGCACCTTCATAACAACACTTACCATTTACAGTAAACTTCACACATCTCAAGAATTAACTTTGAGCAAGATCTGATTAAGCTTGTTGCCCACTATAGTGGAAAGTAATGTATCCACCAGCTTTCTATCACCAACATTACTAATACTGCTTACATGTGATAATCTCTGCTTCCATCATAAATAAGGgctacttttctttttctgtcaaaCTTTTCAGTAATGAATGCTCATATGTAAGCAACTGTAGGTGTTGGTGTAATGTTAGGAAACCAAAGGATCTTGAAGTTAACAGACCACAAAATAGTATTGTCGTGTTAGCACAAACCACAGATTGTAGTATCATGATGTTAGCACACTGCAGACGGtagtctcatgatggtagtgcaGACCATAGACATATGTGTTGTGATGTTATCACACGACAGACTAGTGTTGTAATGTTACTCCAAACAGCAAATTCATGTTCTCACATACCATATATAGGAGTCCTGTTGTGTGCGCTGACCAGAAATGTAAAGAACCCAGACCGGAATACCCCTTTGTTGGAGACTGGTTTTGACCCCACCAGTGTGGTGTCTTTTTCTCCCAAACAACCCAATAGGCACaaccatacgatccttgaccctTTTCTATGATGACTTGACCTTCACCCTTACCCTTAAGGATCATATCAAAGGCCGGggcatcatacccatgggtcgcacCATGGTGTTTAAgcatatcatcatcatggtcagggGTCAACTGATGTTCTGTGGTGTCTACACAGATTTTTCAGTACAGTATGAATTACATGATTATACAAATGTATGAACAAAGGTTCACATACATCTCGATGAAACAACTCCTGTAACAGTAGCAAACCCTTACAACCATTCATTATCATGTCATTCATTGGCTTTCTTAGTAATTCTTTTATGGGCTAAAATTTTTGTTCAGCAGTTTAGCACAGCCCCAGACATTTAAGTGTACAATCATTGGCCATCAATATATCCTCGTTTatccgtcatttttttttttttttcatgcatgaaGTCAAGCAAAATTTACCGACTTACTGTAAGATAAAGAATGCATGGTATTGCATTTATTGACATGACTGTATCCCTTTGAACTAACGTAGGAGACGGTCATAAAGTGTCTTACGATGTTATTACTTTTTCACCTAAATCCTTATAATGTACAGTAtgtcaaaaaatagaaaaaaaatctggttACCACGGTGATCATTATCATACAGGCTCTAACTATTTTCTGGTTTAATTATTGTTACTTTTCCATCATAGTCACTTAAACTGCTTATTCCTAGTCACCCGCACCTTCCTATGCTAGTCACTAGTGGTCTGCTGGTTAGGAGCCGAGTCCTTCCAAACCAATCACACAAGAACTAGGCTATGGCCAACATGTTCATCACTAGTGTCTTTAGTTGGGTGGAGCTACGGCGTCCCTGGGGTGTCGCGACAGGGGAGAGGTCACTGCCCCAAGGGTGTCAAGCATCCCTAGGGAGGGTGCTGGGCCTCAGGTGACGAGCTCACCGAGGAACTTGAGAGCAAGAATGAGCAAGAAGGCGGCCACGATGAGTCCCACTACCACAAGCACTAGCACTTGTAACGCCGATGCATCCGTTTCCGGCGCTTGCGACCAAGTCAGCAATGAACTCTGTAACAGAATTATACATTACTTTTCAAAACCTTCCCAACATGTTTAAAACATTGGTAAATACTGTCTATGAAAGCCAAGGTTTTGCACAGTAGTCTCTACCAGTAACTGAATTAGAGACTGGAACATGAATCATTCTGAAACAGGTTAGAAAGGGATGTCTCTACTGCTGTAGGACTTGAGCTTTGTCAGTATTATTAATACAAAAGCATGGTAAACCTACTAGGCTGATTGAATCTTTCCTGTTTGTTCTGAGCACCAGTGTTTACCAATTTTCCAGGAGGCTACAACAGCTTAAGAGCTAGACTATTGTACGGCAGTACAGCCCTACAACactactcttgagcacgatggaacgaccttgGGTATGTTGGCCAGGCCTTTCATCCTACCGGTCAGGACTAACGTTAGGCTATCATCACCCAAGGTTTGTACCATC encodes the following:
- the asf1 gene encoding histone chaperone asf1, with amino-acid sequence MAKVHIVNVVVLDNPSPFFNPFQFEITFECVEDLQEDLEWKIIYVGSAESENYDQVLDTVYVGPVPEGKHMFVFQADPPDETKIPVGDAVGVTVVLLTCGYKGQEFVRVGYYVNNSYTDPELQENPPDIPQFDKLQRNILGSQPRVTKFKIDWDDAKDSENIPPSENASDGASTSQNSSDMKSALVMENSNSTCAMEVA